The following proteins are encoded in a genomic region of Garra rufa chromosome 22, GarRuf1.0, whole genome shotgun sequence:
- the cbx7b gene encoding chromobox protein homolog 7, which yields MELSAIGEQVFAVESITKKRVRKGHVEYLLKWKGWPPKYSTWEPEEHILDPRLVLAYEEKEQKEKSVRWRKRGPKPKRLFMQRSIYAMDLRSAHKDTETSSAHLPLSLDPRFQPTGACIYRRLTHHKKKKKTSRETSEEEWDRREDDDDDDDEGVMEEEEEEEEEEEEEDTRQGGTKTGNNTLNKRVRRGRWSPSTESEAITISPLPEDWSPVMGPEEVIVTDITINSLTVTFREALVARGFFRSWEMEI from the exons ATGGAACTGTCAGCAATCGGCGAGCAAGTGTTTGCTGTGGAATCAATCACAAAGAAAAGAGTTCGGAAG GGTCATGTCGAGTATTTATTGAAGTGGAAGGGGTGGCCACCCAA GTACAGCACATGGGAACCAGAGGAGCACATTCTAGACCCTCGACTGGTTTTAGCGTATGAGGAAAA AGAACAGAAAGAAAAGTCAGTGAGGTGGCGTAAAAGAGGCCCGAAACCTAAAAGACTCTTCATGCAG AGGAGCATTTACGCAATGGATCTACGCAGCGCACACAAAGACACAGAGACGTCTTCAGCACATCTGCCGCTCTCGCTCGACCCAAGGTTCCAGCCCACAGGGGCTTGCATATATCGACGATTAACCCaccacaagaaaaaaaagaaaacatccagAGAGACTTCTGAGGAAGAATGGGATAGAAGAGAAGATGATGACGACGACGATGATGAGGGGGTAatggaagaggaggaggaggaggaggaagaagaagaagaagaggacaCAAGACAAGGAGGAACTAAAACTGGCAACAACACTTTAAACA AGCGTGTCAGGAGAGGACGCTGGAGTCCATCCACCGAATCAGAAGCAATCACTATATCTCCTTTACCTGAAGACTGGAGTCCAGTTATGGGTCCAGAGGAGGTCATTGTGACAGACATCACCATCAACTCACTGACTGTGACTTTTAGAGAGGCCTTGGTAGCGAGGGGTTTCTTCAGGAGCTGGGAGATGGAGATCTGA
- the josd1 gene encoding josephin-1: MGSTPCSGKGRGVGGFQELGCMPWKVSKQKGEAVGGRGSELEDRPNAGTPPTSSQPPVIYHEKQHRELCALHALNNVFQDGAAFSRDALQDIYQRLSPSTLVTPHKKNMLGNGNYDVNVIMAALQTRGFEAVWWDKRRDVGSIALPNVTGFILNVPSNLRWGPLRLPLKRQHWIGVREVGGVYYNLDSKLRSPHAIGTADELRKFLRHQLRGKNCELLLVVPEEVEVHQTWRSDN, from the exons ATGGGGAGTACTCCATGTTCTGGTAAGGGGAGGGGGGTCGGGGGGTTTCAGGAGCTGGGCTGTATGCCATGGAAGGTCAGCAAGCAGAAAGGAGAAGCCGTCGGTGGACGTGGGTCCGAGCTGGAGGATAGGCCGAATGCTGGAACGCCCCCCACCTCGTCGCAACCTCCCGTCATTTATCACGAAAAGCAGCACCGGGAGCTGTGCGCTCTGCACGCCCTAAACAATGTCTTCCAGGACGGAGCGGCATTCAGCCGTGATGCACTTCAGGACATCTATCAGAG GCTGTCCCCTAGCACTTTGGTCACACCCCACAAGAAAAACATGCTGGGAAATGGCAACTATGATGTGAACGTCATCATGGCTGCATTGCAGACTCGTGGCTTTGAGGCTGTTTGGTGGGACAAGAGAAG GGATGTCGGCAGCATTGCACTGCCGAACGTCACTGGATTCATTTTAAATGTGCCATCCAATCTGCGCTGGGGGCCGTTGCGACTGCCCCTCAAGCGGCAACACTGGATTGGAGTTCGAGAAGTGGGAGGAGTCTACTATAACTTGGACTCCAAACTGCGCAGTCCTCATGCTATCGGAACAGCTGATGAACTGAG GAAGTTCTTGCGTCACCAGCTTCGAGGGAAGAACTGTGAACTCCTATTGGTTGTGCCAGAAGAGGTGGAAGTCCACCAGACGTGGAGGTCTGATAACTGA